In the genome of Nitrospira japonica, one region contains:
- the sucC gene encoding ADP-forming succinate--CoA ligase subunit beta — MNVHEFQAKSIFAQFGVPVPRGKEITSPAAATAWADELNTPMFVVKAQIHAGGRGKAGGVKITKDKGAVAGLAKELIGKTLVTHQTGPKGRTVHRLLVEEGANIGKELYLSILVDRETGRPTFIASTEGGMEIEEVAEKTPDRIIKESIDPAAGFQAHNGRNVAYALGLHTLEPAVITPFIQLLGNLYRLFMEKHAALVEINPLIITKEKTLVALDGKVSFDDNGLFKHEDVQKMRDLNEEEPLEIEATANNLNYVKLDGNIGCMVNGAGLAMATMDVIKLAGSEPANFLDVGGGATKDTVAAGFRILLKDPNVKGIFINIFGGIVRCERIAHGVIEAAKEVKITVPLVVRLQGTNAEEGRKLLAESGLKLDVANDLWEAAQKIVQLTGKAA; from the coding sequence ATGAACGTTCATGAATTTCAGGCCAAGTCGATATTCGCCCAGTTTGGTGTCCCCGTGCCTCGGGGGAAGGAGATCACCTCCCCGGCCGCGGCGACGGCCTGGGCGGATGAACTCAATACGCCCATGTTCGTCGTCAAGGCGCAGATTCATGCGGGCGGCCGTGGAAAGGCCGGCGGCGTCAAGATTACGAAGGACAAGGGGGCGGTGGCGGGGCTGGCCAAGGAGCTGATCGGCAAGACGCTCGTGACGCATCAGACCGGGCCCAAAGGGCGGACCGTCCATCGGCTCTTGGTCGAAGAAGGGGCCAACATCGGCAAGGAATTGTATCTGAGCATTCTCGTCGACCGTGAGACCGGCCGGCCCACGTTTATCGCCAGCACGGAAGGCGGAATGGAAATCGAAGAAGTGGCGGAAAAGACGCCGGATAGGATCATCAAGGAATCCATCGACCCGGCTGCCGGATTTCAGGCGCACAACGGGCGCAATGTGGCCTATGCGCTGGGTCTCCATACCCTCGAGCCGGCTGTCATTACACCCTTCATCCAACTTCTCGGCAACCTGTATCGCTTGTTCATGGAGAAGCACGCCGCGTTGGTCGAGATCAACCCGCTGATCATCACGAAGGAAAAAACGTTGGTGGCCCTCGACGGCAAGGTGTCCTTCGACGACAACGGCCTGTTCAAGCATGAAGACGTGCAGAAGATGCGTGATTTGAACGAGGAAGAGCCGTTGGAGATCGAAGCAACGGCGAATAACCTCAACTACGTCAAACTCGACGGAAACATCGGCTGTATGGTCAACGGCGCCGGACTCGCGATGGCCACGATGGACGTCATCAAACTCGCCGGCAGCGAGCCCGCAAATTTCCTGGACGTCGGTGGCGGCGCGACCAAGGACACGGTGGCGGCGGGTTTCAGGATCCTGCTCAAGGATCCGAACGTGAAAGGGATCTTCATCAATATTTTCGGGGGAATCGTCCGGTGCGAGCGGATCGCCCACGGGGTGATCGAAGCGGCGAAGGAAGTCAAGATCACGGTCCCCTTGGTCGTGCGCCTGCAGGGGACCAACGCGGAAGAAGGACGAAAGCTTCTGGCGGAATCGGGTCTGAAGCTGGACGTGGCCAATGATTTATGGGAGGCCGCCCAAAAGATCGTCCAGTTGACGGGAAAGGCCGCGTGA
- a CDS encoding metal-dependent hydrolase codes for MIGRFAGAIPTTLLIGAVLMAAPVFAASQTTLIWHGHAAFEVRTPSGAVILIDPWLANPVNPLAKDKQDPLEQIAKADYILITHGHFDHVGDAVAIAKKTGARLVANFELGTNLVKLQGFPKDQLGFDTLMNPGGEIRIANGEVLVAMTPAVHSSGMGNPMANEQEPDLVYGGNPGGFVLKIDGGPTLYHSGDTAYFKDMEVIGEQYAPDIALVNIGGHFGMEPAMAARAVASVKAKTAIAHHYGTFPVLTQDTNGFAVALKKRGIRLQKMAPGGSVTFDGKAVVTAGR; via the coding sequence ATGATCGGTCGATTCGCGGGTGCCATTCCGACCACGCTCCTGATCGGCGCGGTGCTCATGGCCGCGCCGGTTTTCGCCGCGTCGCAGACCACGCTGATTTGGCACGGCCATGCGGCATTCGAAGTCCGGACGCCATCCGGCGCCGTCATCCTCATTGATCCCTGGCTGGCGAATCCCGTCAATCCCCTTGCCAAAGACAAACAGGATCCTCTCGAGCAGATCGCCAAGGCCGATTACATTTTGATCACGCACGGCCATTTCGACCACGTCGGTGACGCCGTGGCCATCGCCAAGAAAACCGGAGCGAGACTCGTCGCGAACTTCGAACTGGGGACCAACCTCGTCAAGTTGCAGGGCTTTCCCAAGGACCAACTGGGCTTCGATACCTTAATGAACCCCGGGGGGGAGATTCGGATTGCAAACGGGGAAGTACTGGTCGCGATGACGCCGGCCGTGCACTCCAGCGGAATGGGCAATCCGATGGCGAATGAACAGGAACCTGATCTCGTCTATGGGGGGAATCCCGGAGGCTTTGTGCTCAAGATCGACGGGGGGCCGACGCTGTACCATTCCGGAGATACGGCCTATTTCAAAGACATGGAAGTCATCGGCGAACAATATGCTCCGGACATCGCGTTGGTGAACATCGGAGGCCATTTCGGCATGGAACCGGCCATGGCTGCCAGAGCAGTGGCCAGTGTCAAGGCGAAGACGGCCATCGCGCATCATTACGGCACGTTTCCCGTATTGACCCAGGACACCAACGGCTTTGCCGTTGCGCTGAAGAAGCGGGGCATTCGGCTTCAGAAAATGGCGCCAGGCGGTTCGGTCACATTCGACGGAAAAGCCGTGGTCACGGCCGGTCGCTGA
- a CDS encoding NADP-dependent isocitrate dehydrogenase, with protein MSTKASKIIYTKTDEAPMLATYSFLPIINAFSKAAGVTVELRDISLAGRVLAVFSEYLTPQQKQPDALAELGELAKTPEANIIKLPNISASIPQLVATIKELQSQGYKLPDYPENPKDDKEKDIKTRYDKVKGSAVNPVLREGNSDRRAPLSVKAYARKHPHKMGAWSSDSKTHVSHMTGGDFRSNEKSVTIPAATTAKIEFVGADGKTTVLKDKIALQAGEVLDATFMSVKALRKFLEEQIEDAKKKGVLFSLHMKATMMKISDPKIFGHAVTVFYKDVFEKHADTFKKLGVDPDNGIGDLYAKIKSLPEDQRKAIEADIQAVYQKRPPMAMVNSDKGITNLHVPSDVIIDASMPPVIRDSGKMWNPQGKLEDVKCVIPDASYAPVYHEVVEFCKKHGAFDPKTMGSVPNVGLMAQAAEEYGSHDKTFKAPGNGTIRIVDPAGKTLLEHKVEEGDIWRACQVKDAPIQDWVKLAVNRAKATGVPAVFWLNKDRAHDAELIKKVNAYLPKYDTAGLEIKIMAPADACRFSLERMKESKDTISVTGNVLRDYLTDLFPILEIGTSAKMLSIVPLLNGGGLFETGAGGSAPKHVQQFQEEGYLRWDSLGEFLALAASLEHLAKVGDNRVAKILADTLDQANAKFLESNKSPARKVGEIDNRGSHFYLALYWAQALASQTADKTIAEKFSKIAKDLGDNTAKIDQELLAAQGKPQDVGGYYHPNDEKASKAMRPSGTLNKIIDAIA; from the coding sequence ATGAGCACGAAAGCCTCCAAGATCATCTACACGAAGACCGACGAAGCGCCGATGCTGGCGACGTACTCGTTTCTTCCGATCATCAACGCCTTCTCGAAGGCCGCCGGGGTGACCGTCGAATTGCGGGATATTTCGCTCGCCGGACGCGTCTTGGCGGTATTTTCCGAATACCTGACCCCGCAGCAGAAACAGCCGGATGCTTTGGCGGAACTCGGCGAATTGGCCAAGACGCCGGAGGCCAATATCATCAAGCTGCCGAACATCAGCGCCTCGATCCCCCAATTGGTCGCCACGATCAAGGAGCTGCAAAGCCAGGGGTACAAGCTGCCCGATTATCCGGAAAATCCCAAAGACGACAAGGAAAAGGACATCAAGACGCGCTATGACAAAGTGAAAGGCAGCGCCGTCAACCCGGTGTTGCGCGAGGGCAACTCCGATCGCCGTGCGCCGCTGTCCGTGAAGGCCTACGCCCGCAAGCACCCGCACAAAATGGGCGCCTGGAGCTCCGATTCCAAGACGCACGTTTCACACATGACGGGCGGCGATTTTCGCTCGAACGAAAAGTCCGTGACGATCCCAGCCGCGACCACCGCGAAGATCGAGTTCGTGGGGGCAGACGGCAAGACCACCGTATTGAAGGACAAAATCGCGTTGCAGGCCGGCGAAGTGCTCGACGCCACGTTCATGAGCGTCAAGGCCTTGCGCAAGTTCCTCGAAGAACAGATCGAGGACGCGAAGAAGAAGGGAGTGTTGTTCTCCCTGCACATGAAGGCCACGATGATGAAGATCTCGGATCCCAAGATCTTCGGACATGCGGTGACCGTGTTCTACAAGGACGTGTTCGAGAAGCATGCGGACACGTTCAAGAAGCTGGGTGTCGATCCGGACAACGGAATCGGAGACTTGTACGCCAAGATCAAGTCGCTGCCGGAAGATCAGCGCAAGGCCATCGAGGCTGACATTCAGGCGGTCTATCAAAAGCGTCCGCCGATGGCGATGGTGAATTCGGACAAGGGCATCACCAACCTGCACGTTCCGAGCGACGTCATCATCGACGCGTCCATGCCTCCGGTCATTCGTGATTCGGGCAAGATGTGGAACCCGCAAGGCAAGTTAGAGGATGTCAAGTGCGTGATTCCCGATGCCAGCTATGCGCCGGTCTACCATGAGGTGGTCGAGTTCTGTAAGAAGCACGGCGCCTTCGATCCCAAGACGATGGGCAGCGTGCCCAACGTTGGCTTGATGGCGCAGGCGGCGGAAGAATATGGTTCTCACGACAAGACATTCAAGGCTCCGGGTAACGGCACGATTCGCATCGTCGATCCCGCCGGTAAGACGCTGTTGGAGCACAAGGTCGAGGAGGGCGATATCTGGCGCGCCTGCCAGGTGAAGGATGCGCCGATCCAGGACTGGGTCAAGCTGGCCGTCAACCGTGCGAAGGCGACCGGGGTTCCCGCCGTGTTCTGGTTGAACAAGGACCGCGCCCATGACGCCGAGTTGATCAAGAAAGTGAATGCGTATTTGCCGAAGTATGACACGGCCGGCCTTGAGATCAAGATCATGGCGCCGGCCGATGCCTGCCGTTTCTCACTGGAGCGGATGAAGGAAAGCAAGGACACGATTTCCGTGACGGGTAACGTACTGCGCGACTATCTGACAGACCTGTTCCCCATCCTGGAAATCGGAACCAGCGCGAAAATGTTGTCTATCGTGCCGTTGCTCAACGGCGGCGGCTTGTTTGAGACCGGTGCGGGCGGTTCGGCGCCGAAGCACGTTCAGCAGTTCCAGGAGGAGGGATATCTCCGATGGGACTCGCTCGGCGAATTTCTCGCCTTGGCCGCGTCGCTCGAGCATCTGGCGAAGGTGGGAGACAACCGGGTGGCGAAGATCCTTGCCGATACGCTGGATCAAGCCAATGCGAAGTTCCTCGAGAGTAATAAGTCTCCCGCGCGCAAAGTCGGGGAAATCGACAATCGCGGCAGCCATTTCTATCTCGCCCTCTACTGGGCGCAAGCCTTGGCGTCGCAGACGGCGGATAAGACCATCGCCGAAAAGTTCTCGAAGATCGCCAAGGATCTCGGCGACAACACCGCGAAGATCGATCAGGAGCTGCTGGCGGCGCAAGGCAAGCCTCAGGACGTCGGCGGGTATTATCACCCGAACGACGAGAAGGCTTCGAAAGCGATGCGTCCCAGTGGCACGTTGAACAAGATCATCGACGCGATCGCGTAA
- a CDS encoding 2Fe-2S iron-sulfur cluster-binding protein, with protein sequence MAQDDTNVIDQPEVLKPRMVTIEISGKKYEVPEGITVIKALWYTGQEVVRGAGCLGGFCGACATYYRTKDDPKVRTCLACQMAVQDGMSFTIMPPFPARKAIYDIQTLKDPKQDLFNLYPEAPLCRNCNACTEACPQKIDVREGVWKAVFGDFKSVSEMFMDCVMCGMCTPVCIADIAPNLVALYVSRAQGAHFAEKPAGLQARINEIQAGRFNDEWKKILAMNDKELGDHCATVK encoded by the coding sequence ATGGCTCAGGACGATACCAACGTCATCGATCAACCTGAGGTGCTCAAACCCAGGATGGTGACGATCGAAATCTCCGGGAAAAAGTACGAAGTCCCGGAAGGAATCACCGTCATCAAAGCCTTATGGTATACCGGCCAAGAAGTCGTCAGGGGCGCGGGCTGCCTCGGCGGTTTCTGCGGTGCCTGCGCGACGTACTATCGAACCAAGGACGATCCCAAGGTCAGAACCTGTTTGGCCTGCCAGATGGCGGTGCAGGACGGCATGTCGTTCACGATCATGCCGCCGTTCCCTGCCAGGAAGGCCATTTACGACATCCAAACCCTGAAGGATCCCAAGCAGGACCTCTTCAATCTCTATCCCGAAGCCCCGCTCTGTAGAAATTGCAACGCGTGCACGGAAGCCTGCCCCCAAAAAATCGACGTGCGTGAAGGCGTGTGGAAGGCCGTGTTCGGGGATTTTAAGAGCGTGTCGGAAATGTTCATGGACTGCGTGATGTGCGGAATGTGCACGCCGGTGTGTATCGCCGACATTGCTCCCAACCTCGTCGCGCTGTACGTGAGCCGCGCGCAAGGCGCGCACTTCGCGGAGAAACCGGCGGGATTGCAAGCCCGGATCAACGAGATTCAAGCGGGTCGGTTCAACGACGAGTGGAAGAAGATTCTCGCGATGAACGACAAAGAGCTGGGAGACCATTGCGCGACGGTGAAGTAA
- the sucD gene encoding succinate--CoA ligase subunit alpha, whose amino-acid sequence MSILVNKATRVVVQGITGKEGSFHATQCKAYGTQIVAGVTPGKAGQEVEGIPVFNTVSDAVKKTECDTSLIFVPPPFCADAILEAADAGVKLIICITEGIPVNDMVKVKRALHGRDVRLIGPNCPGVITVDEAKIGIMPGFIHKKGIVGVVSRSGTLTYEAVHQLSTLGLGETTCVGIGGDPVNGTGFVDVLPLFEKDPETQAIVMIGEIGGDAEEKAAEFIRKHVKKPVVSFIAGITAPPGRRMGHAGAIISGGKGTATEKMKALEQAGVKVVKNPAEIGNAVKKALGK is encoded by the coding sequence ATGTCAATTCTCGTGAATAAGGCCACGCGCGTAGTGGTGCAGGGGATCACGGGCAAGGAAGGGTCGTTTCATGCGACCCAGTGCAAGGCATACGGAACGCAGATTGTCGCGGGGGTGACACCGGGCAAAGCCGGCCAGGAAGTCGAGGGCATCCCAGTGTTCAATACAGTGTCCGACGCGGTCAAGAAGACCGAGTGCGACACGTCGCTGATCTTCGTGCCTCCTCCGTTCTGCGCCGATGCCATTCTCGAGGCGGCGGATGCCGGGGTGAAATTGATCATTTGCATCACCGAGGGCATCCCCGTGAACGACATGGTCAAGGTCAAGCGCGCCCTCCATGGCAGGGATGTCCGTTTGATCGGGCCGAACTGCCCGGGAGTCATCACCGTCGACGAGGCGAAAATCGGCATCATGCCGGGCTTCATCCATAAAAAGGGCATCGTGGGCGTGGTTTCTCGGAGCGGCACCCTAACGTATGAAGCCGTGCATCAACTGTCGACCCTCGGCCTCGGTGAAACCACGTGCGTGGGTATCGGCGGAGATCCGGTCAACGGCACGGGTTTTGTCGACGTGCTGCCGCTGTTCGAGAAGGATCCAGAGACACAGGCGATCGTCATGATCGGTGAAATCGGGGGAGATGCCGAAGAAAAGGCGGCGGAATTCATCAGAAAGCACGTCAAGAAACCCGTGGTCAGTTTTATCGCCGGGATTACGGCCCCTCCAGGACGCCGGATGGGTCATGCAGGCGCGATTATCTCGGGAGGGAAGGGAACCGCCACGGAAAAGATGAAAGCTCTGGAGCAGGCCGGTGTGAAGGTGGTGAAGAATCCCGCCGAGATCGGCAACGCGGTCAAGAAGGCGTTGGGCAAGTAG
- a CDS encoding FAD-binding protein: protein MDIHALQQIVHKTRDARRKQTIPKFSPDDRDQLIHKYHPDFRASAYRPIRFGPNAGDKTVVELATLLEGDSPIQADSDLTPHYTTDVLVVGGGGAGCAAALHAHGAGSQVILATKLRLGDSNSVMAQGGMQISVAPEDSPVTHFIDTLKGGHMQNDHALLKAMVEDGPSIAQWLIDLGVLFDRQADGNLHVKKGGGSSKPRLLTCSDYTGLEIMRVLKDEVINQKIQLLEFCAAVELLSDDEGRCTGAVFKDLDNHRTVVVAAKSVILATGGIGRLHIQGFPTSNHYGATGDGLCLAYRMGARLAHVDTFQYHPSGAVYPEQLIGALVTEGIRSEGGHLVNAKGERFVNELDTRDVVSSSIIRECEEGRGIRTMSGRVGVWLDTPLLDAEHGPGTMEKHFPAMMLQFERFGIDISKDPVLIYPTLHYQNGGVKIDTNSETDVHNLFVAGEASGGLHGRNRLMGNSLLDLMVFGKRSGLTAASRAGSMKQGKLTLKHLQRFRAEAGKHGNSSGVVSPMVLPSYTRKTG, encoded by the coding sequence ATGGATATACACGCCCTTCAGCAAATCGTTCACAAGACTCGAGATGCGCGCCGTAAGCAAACCATCCCGAAATTTTCCCCCGACGACCGCGACCAGCTGATTCACAAGTACCATCCCGACTTTCGCGCGAGCGCGTATCGACCCATCCGCTTCGGACCCAATGCCGGTGACAAGACCGTCGTGGAACTGGCGACGTTGCTGGAAGGGGACAGCCCGATTCAAGCCGACAGCGACTTGACGCCGCACTATACGACTGACGTCCTGGTGGTTGGAGGCGGAGGCGCCGGCTGTGCCGCGGCGTTGCACGCGCACGGCGCCGGTTCCCAGGTCATTCTCGCCACCAAGCTCCGTCTGGGCGATTCAAACAGCGTGATGGCCCAGGGTGGCATGCAGATTTCGGTCGCTCCGGAGGATTCGCCGGTCACGCATTTCATCGATACCCTCAAGGGCGGTCACATGCAAAACGACCATGCCCTGCTCAAGGCGATGGTGGAAGACGGACCCTCCATCGCGCAGTGGCTGATCGATCTCGGCGTGCTGTTCGACCGGCAGGCGGACGGCAATCTTCACGTGAAGAAGGGCGGCGGCAGCTCGAAGCCCCGTCTCCTGACCTGTTCCGACTACACCGGGCTCGAAATCATGCGGGTGTTGAAGGACGAGGTGATCAATCAGAAGATTCAATTACTCGAATTCTGCGCGGCAGTCGAATTGCTCAGCGATGACGAGGGCCGCTGCACGGGGGCGGTGTTCAAGGATCTCGATAACCACCGCACGGTCGTGGTTGCGGCCAAGTCCGTAATTCTCGCCACGGGCGGGATCGGGCGTCTGCACATCCAGGGGTTCCCCACGAGCAATCATTACGGAGCCACCGGCGACGGACTCTGTCTGGCCTATCGGATGGGGGCCAGGCTTGCGCATGTCGACACATTCCAATATCACCCGTCCGGCGCCGTATATCCCGAGCAGCTGATCGGAGCCCTGGTGACGGAAGGCATCAGGTCCGAAGGCGGCCATCTCGTCAACGCCAAGGGCGAACGATTCGTAAACGAGCTCGATACGCGCGACGTCGTGTCGTCCTCCATTATCCGCGAATGCGAAGAAGGCCGCGGCATTCGCACGATGTCGGGCCGTGTGGGAGTCTGGCTCGATACTCCGCTGTTGGACGCGGAGCATGGACCCGGAACGATGGAGAAACATTTTCCGGCGATGATGCTGCAGTTCGAGCGATTCGGCATCGACATCAGCAAGGATCCTGTTCTGATCTATCCCACGCTGCATTATCAGAACGGCGGGGTAAAGATCGACACGAATTCGGAGACCGACGTGCACAACCTCTTCGTCGCGGGCGAAGCTTCCGGCGGTCTCCATGGACGCAACCGCTTGATGGGAAATTCACTGTTGGACTTGATGGTATTCGGCAAGCGGTCCGGTCTCACGGCCGCGTCCCGCGCCGGCTCGATGAAGCAAGGAAAGTTGACGCTGAAACACCTGCAACGGTTTCGGGCCGAAGCCGGCAAACACGGAAATTCCAGCGGAGTTGTTTCGCCGATGGTGCTGCCGTCCTATACGAGAAAAACAGGGTAG